In the Candidatus Kaelpia imicola genome, one interval contains:
- a CDS encoding FAD-dependent oxidoreductase has product MEKKTDILVIGGGPAGIVSAVTAKKYYPEKNVLVMKDVKNGVIPCGIPYMFESLKNPEENKLGNASLEKNNVDIVIDKAISIDKEKKSVKTVNGDKYFYEKLILAVGSVPIDLPIKGIDKKRVYPIYKEMGYLKSVVEEIKKCKKILVIGGGFIGVEFADELSKIEGLSVALVETLPRLLANSFDPEFSLMAEERLKEKSVEVLTSTQVEEIVGDERVERVRFCGGEERPVDAVILGVGSKPNIDLAIDAGLEVGHCRGILADEYGRVPSDPDIFAIGDCSCKKDFYTRKAIPVMLASTATAEARIAGANLYQIKVVRENKGTIAIYSTYIGGLVLGSAGLTENTALKEGFEIIVGTADGVDKHPGTLPGACQGKVKLVFSKQSGIILGGQISCGMSCAQAINIIGIAIQKRMSATELETLQVATHPYLTSAPTMYPIILAAQNACSEMKV; this is encoded by the coding sequence GTGGAGAAGAAGACAGATATTTTGGTTATTGGCGGTGGTCCGGCAGGAATAGTTAGTGCTGTAACTGCTAAGAAGTATTATCCAGAGAAAAATGTTTTAGTTATGAAAGATGTTAAAAATGGGGTTATTCCTTGCGGCATACCATATATGTTTGAGAGCTTAAAAAACCCCGAAGAGAATAAGCTCGGAAATGCATCTTTAGAAAAAAATAATGTAGATATTGTAATAGATAAAGCTATTAGTATTGATAAAGAGAAAAAATCTGTAAAAACAGTCAATGGTGATAAATATTTTTACGAGAAGCTAATCTTAGCCGTTGGCTCTGTTCCTATTGATCTTCCGATTAAAGGTATAGATAAGAAAAGAGTCTATCCAATATATAAAGAGATGGGTTATTTAAAGAGTGTGGTCGAAGAAATTAAGAAGTGTAAAAAAATATTGGTTATCGGAGGCGGTTTTATAGGGGTTGAGTTTGCTGATGAGTTGTCCAAAATAGAAGGCCTCTCTGTTGCATTAGTCGAAACGTTGCCGCGCTTATTGGCTAACTCTTTTGATCCAGAGTTTTCTCTTATGGCCGAAGAACGTTTAAAAGAGAAAAGTGTGGAGGTTTTAACGTCTACTCAGGTTGAGGAGATAGTTGGCGATGAGAGGGTTGAGAGAGTACGTTTCTGTGGTGGAGAAGAGAGACCTGTAGATGCAGTCATATTGGGAGTTGGATCAAAACCGAATATAGATTTAGCAATCGATGCGGGTTTAGAGGTAGGACATTGTAGAGGTATTCTAGCTGATGAATATGGACGGGTACCATCAGATCCTGATATATTTGCTATTGGGGACTGTTCTTGTAAGAAGGATTTTTATACCAGAAAAGCTATTCCTGTTATGCTGGCTTCCACTGCTACTGCTGAAGCAAGGATTGCAGGAGCAAATCTCTATCAGATAAAGGTTGTTCGTGAGAATAAAGGTACAATTGCTATCTACTCTACTTATATTGGAGGCCTGGTTCTTGGTTCAGCTGGACTTACTGAGAATACAGCTCTTAAAGAAGGGTTTGAGATAATAGTTGGAACTGCGGATGGAGTGGATAAACATCCCGGTACTTTGCCAGGTGCTTGCCAAGGCAAGGTCAAGCTAGTCTTCTCTAAGCAGTCAGGGATTATCTTAGGCGGCCAGATAAGCTGCGGCATGTCCTGTGCTCAGGCAATTAACATTATCGGAATTGCTATCCAGAAGAGAATGTCAGCAACAGAACTTGAGACTTTGCAGGTAGCGACTCATCCGTATCTTACAAGTGCGCCGACAATGTATCCTATAATACTTGCAGCTCAGAATGCATGCAGTGAGATGAAAGTATAG
- a CDS encoding ATP-binding protein codes for MVISIASGKGGTGKTTIATNLAFSLSNTQLLDCDVEEPNSHIFIKPEIKDREIISIPVPEIDEEKCNSCGKCQEVCVYNAIAIVNKKVLVFPELCHGCGSCSYFCPEKAIKEIDKNIGVVELGSKERLEFIHGKLNISEMMAPPLIKAVKRYINKEKTVIIDAPPGTSCPVITAIKDTDFVVLVTEPTPFGLNDLILAVEVVRKIELPFGVIINRSDLGNRKTEEYCFSENIPILMRIPFKKEIASAYSEGKLIVEVFPEYKSEFQRLFESIKRYLKISKS; via the coding sequence TTGGTTATTTCAATTGCCAGCGGAAAGGGCGGAACAGGTAAGACTACTATAGCTACAAACCTGGCTTTTTCTCTTTCCAATACACAGCTCCTAGATTGTGATGTTGAGGAGCCAAACTCACATATTTTTATAAAACCTGAGATTAAAGATAGAGAGATTATCTCTATTCCTGTACCTGAGATAGATGAAGAGAAGTGTAATAGCTGTGGGAAGTGTCAAGAAGTCTGTGTCTATAATGCTATAGCCATAGTTAATAAAAAAGTACTTGTCTTCCCTGAGCTATGCCATGGTTGCGGTTCTTGCAGCTATTTTTGTCCAGAGAAAGCTATAAAAGAGATTGATAAAAATATAGGCGTTGTTGAATTGGGAAGCAAGGAGAGACTAGAATTTATTCACGGTAAGCTTAATATATCAGAAATGATGGCTCCTCCGTTAATTAAAGCTGTCAAGAGATATATTAACAAAGAAAAGACTGTTATTATAGATGCTCCTCCGGGAACATCATGTCCTGTGATTACAGCTATAAAAGATACGGATTTTGTTGTCCTTGTTACTGAGCCTACTCCATTTGGTCTAAATGATCTAATTCTAGCGGTAGAGGTTGTAAGAAAGATAGAGCTGCCTTTTGGAGTAATTATTAATAGATCTGATTTAGGAAATAGAAAAACAGAAGAGTATTGCTTTAGTGAAAATATTCCAATCCTTATGAGGATACCTTTTAAAAAAGAGATTGCCTCTGCTTATTCAGAGGGTAAGTTGATAGTAGAGGTGTTTCCTGAATATAAGAGTGAGTTTCAGAGGTTATTTGAAAGCATTAAAAGATATTTAAAAATAAGTAAATCTTAA